TACAGAAGCAGATTCGTACTGTTCACGTTGACCAGTCCATTCGCGAGTACATTGTGGCGATCACCAACGCCACGCGCAATCATGGCAACATCTATCTGGGAGCCAGCCCGCGCGGCTCGCTGGCCCTCTTTCGCGCCGCACAAGCGCTGGCGGCTATTCGCGGGCGCAACTATGTGATTCCAGACGATGTCAAGCTCATGGTCAAGCCGACGCTGGCGCATCGAATCATTGTCACCCCAGCGGCCCGTGTGCGCTCGGTCACCTCCTCGGCCATTCTGGACGAGATTCTGCAAACGGTGCCGGTCCCGGGCGCCTGGGTCGGAGGAGGAAAGGCGCGCTGAGCCATGCGGAGCTGGCAGACCGTCTTTCTGATACTCTTGATTGTGGTAACGGGCTTTCTGGCCATCAGTAGTGGCTGGAAGGCGCTCTATGTGGTCACCTACGTGTTGCTGGCCGTCTTTCTGCTCTCGCTGCTGTGGGCCTATTCCAGTCTGCGCGGCCTCGTCTTTCATCGCGCGGCCCCCTTTGGGCGTGTCCAGGTAGGTGACACCTTCGACGAGCGCCTGATGTTGGATAATGTGAGCATTTTCCCCAAACTCTGGGTGCAAATTGTCGATGGCTCGACACTGCCTGGGCACCGTGCTGGCTATGTTGCCAGCATGGGCGGACGCAAGCGCGCTCTCTGGCGAGCTCGCACGGTCTGTCGACGTCGAGGCCGCTACCAGCTTGGCCCTGTGATTGCCAGCAGTGGTGACCCCTTTGGCCTCTTCCGTCGTCACCGCTTGCTCTCGCCAGCGTATGAAATTCTCGTTCTGCCGCGTGTTATTCCACTGGCAGGCTTTGCCTTTTTTACTGGTGGTCTGCCTGGGAAGGGGCGCAGTACTCGACGCGCGCTGCACACGACGACGAACGCCACCACCATCCGAGAATACGTGAGCGGCGACTCGCTCAACCGCATTCACTGGCCCTCAACGGCGCATTATAATAAGCTAATGGTCAAAGAGTTTGACCTTGATCCTGCGATGGATGCCTGGATCTTCCTCGATCTCCATCAGGCGGTGCAGGCAGGCGAGGGAGAAGAGTCGACAGAAGAATATGGTATTACGATCGCGGCTTCCCTCGCCGTCTATCTGCTGCGTCAGGATCTGTCGCTGGGCCTGATTGTCAACGGCGAACGCCGGGAGTTCCTGGCGCTAGATCGCGGCGAGCGCCAGATCGAACGTGTGCTGGAGCTGCTGGCGGTGGTCAGGGCCGGACCAGGGCCGGACCTGAAGGAGGCCCTGGCGCTGGATGCTCTGCATTTTGGTCGCAATACGGCGGCCATTGTGATTACCCCTTCCACCTCGCGCGACTGGCACGAAGGGCTAAGGCACTTGCGCCGCCGCGGGGTCCAGCTGGCGGTAATCGGACTGGAGGCCGCTTCTTTTGATGGACGACCCGTCGATGAGGATACGTG
The genomic region above belongs to Thermogemmatispora onikobensis and contains:
- a CDS encoding DUF58 domain-containing protein — protein: MRSWQTVFLILLIVVTGFLAISSGWKALYVVTYVLLAVFLLSLLWAYSSLRGLVFHRAAPFGRVQVGDTFDERLMLDNVSIFPKLWVQIVDGSTLPGHRAGYVASMGGRKRALWRARTVCRRRGRYQLGPVIASSGDPFGLFRRHRLLSPAYEILVLPRVIPLAGFAFFTGGLPGKGRSTRRALHTTTNATTIREYVSGDSLNRIHWPSTAHYNKLMVKEFDLDPAMDAWIFLDLHQAVQAGEGEESTEEYGITIAASLAVYLLRQDLSLGLIVNGERREFLALDRGERQIERVLELLAVVRAGPGPDLKEALALDALHFGRNTAAIVITPSTSRDWHEGLRHLRRRGVQLAVIGLEAASFDGRPVDEDTWALLEGEGVPVLRIRRGDSLAEALERGPSVRSLQWRS